The sequence below is a genomic window from Neoarius graeffei isolate fNeoGra1 chromosome 4, fNeoGra1.pri, whole genome shotgun sequence.
ggacaaacaccaagggggatgaatacttttttgcaagacactgtatctgatGCAACACGCTTCCTCAGTGTAATGATTTGATGCTTCCAGGTAAGAAGAAAGTGATGTGATGACCCTTAATGTTCAATTCAGTCATGTACCTGGAAAAATAGCCTAACCAGTGCAGTTGGCAAGGAAAGGAAGACCTCATTTTTCATGGATATGAACGCTAATAATGCTATTATAATGCTATCTACAACCTTTACAAAGTGACAAACTTTTTACATGTAGGAATCTTTTATTACTATGAATTAGTAATTGaaactgctctttttttttttttaaagggaaacCCTATAAAAGCTAAATTTGCAATAGTGTGTTTTTAATCCATACTCTTTTTGAAATGCCTTTGCTTGTTTTGAGTGGAATGTTTCAGTGTGGGATTTCAGGTTTAATTTTGAGAGCCCTGAAGTGAGCGTGTCCCGTTTTATGTATTTATAAAGAAAGTCCAtgtagtgtgtgtatgtctcGATACGTGTTGACATTTCCGTTTGACTTTTGTCGTGTCCTTATTCTACTGTCCTTTTGAGTCTGTGCCTCTAAATTTTTAAAaccaagggctttttttttttaaacaaccatgcaaacttttttttttaattttgagagCCAAAAAGGATTATTGTAACTAAAATCAACAGCAACACAGGTATAAACTTAATGTCTGACTTTTACTCCAGTGAAAAAATGGTTCATCATGCAAGCAATACAATAAACACTGTACATGATATGAAACCATGTCTGTCTTAGATGCTTAAATAGGCActgttgaagtgtgtgtgtgtgtgtgtgtaacatcgCCTGGTATTGATGAAACACGTTTTGTTTCCTCACTGCTGTTCTCCATCTTTCTCCTCTTGCATCCTTATCGCCTTGCTGCGTGCCCTGTCGATCAGCTCTAGCTCACGGATTTTCTGTGAAAGAGACAAGACAAACATCCCAAACCAAAATATTtgcgtggattttttttttaattttattttttaattaacttgAATACATCCAGGACTGGTGAAGTGTTAATTTCCTGCTTGGAATATATACCTGAGATATCTCCGTGTTAATGATATGATAGTACTCTCTTCCATTTCCAAGAGCCTCCATCTCCTTCAAAAACTGCCTTCGGTCTTCAATCTCATCAAGAACTGTACACGATGGAGAAAATACATAAGACATCCaattaaaaataattataatCTAGAAATTTCCAAATCAAACCACTTTGGATTTGAACAAGATTAAAAATGTTCATAAATTACTGTATGCTTTGGCTTACCCTCCTGGAACCTGTCTTTCTCGCTGTCGTCCTTTTTGTTAGCAGGCCTTCTGTGGGACAATGAAGGTTGCATCTCCTCCTCCTGACCTGTAGCGAAAATGTTCTGCAGCCTGCGCTTCTCTTTTTCCAGGTCTCCTTCAgccagaaacaacaacaacaggaagAGAAGAGTTGTTTGTTTATGCTTATTTGTCTGAAAGCATATGCTTCAGTAACTACAGTGAaactagtagcagtagtagtatctAGTGAGAAGCAGTAATTGTGCTCCTACTATAAAGTCTTTTCTGTTTAAAAACCAAAGTAAGGACagatcatttaattaaaaaaaaaaaatttaattgggcatctgattaggatgcctccttggTGCCTTCCTTCGGAGGTTTCCagggcacgtccaactgggaggagacctcagaGTCGATCCAGAACACACTGGAACGATTCTATATCTTatctggcctgggagtgccttgggatcccccaggaggaactggaaagcattgctggggagggAGAGGGACGTctcgaataccctgcttagcttgCTGCTACTGTGACCCGACTTCGGATGAGTGGAAGAAAATGGATAgatgattttttattattattattattattagaagacaATTTTCTTGGAGAAAATAATAGTACTGAAGATTCAAAAGGATGACAGATCACTAATGCTgccgttttgttttttctctgcaATTTTACCCATACCCAAACTGTAAAGTAGTTGATTGATTAACATCTATAGTTTGCCTTTGTGGATCGAGACCCACAGTGTCACAATGAAGGCAAGTGTCAATTTTGATAAACTTCAGGGCTATGTCACAAGGAGCTTAATGCTCTCAGTAGACCCAAGCTTGGTGAACAGATCAGCGATCCCAAAGACCCCCTATGAAATACACAAAGAAGTAGGGTCCCACCCCTGGAGCTAGGACTGGAGGTGTGTCTGCAGGCAGACATCAGGCCTCCTGTATAACCTAAAATGGCGACCTGGAACCATCTTGTGGTCCTAGATGAAAAGTGGGAGTCGGGTGTAATGCCTGCCAATCATCAAGCTTTGAAAATGTTTAAATGGCtatacattcatccatccattatccttaaccccttatcctgtgcagggttgcgggcaagctggagcatatcccagctgactacgggcgagaagtggggtacaccttggacaagtcgccagattatcacagggctgacatatagagacaaacaaccattcacattcacacctacggccaatttagagccaccaattagcctaaccgcatgtctttgaactgtggaggaaacccacggggactctggctcgagcccagaaccttcttgctgtgaagcgacagtgctgccCTGGCTATACATTTATTTCCCTGGAAACGTTTGAACGAACATGATCTTTGAATTGTGAGACTAAGAATAGCTGATACATACGTGTTGCGCTGGGCCGGAACCTCTCACGGATGTAGTTGTCACCGGCGCTACATTTCTCGGCACTGCGTTTCTGTGGTCTGAACGACAGAAGTAGGTGTTTTTGGACTCTTGGCTCTGGGTGTGCAGGTGCCTTAGATGATGTGGGTTTACAGCTCAGGGGTAAGGCGCCACCATCTAGCACACCAACAGAATGGGAACTGGTTTAGAGAAATGCATGCTCCTCTGTATTCCAGCATTTCATAAAGAACGTAATGTAAAGACAAACACTTAGAGTGACTCTCCTGTGCCAAAACATTTGCTAACTATTACAAAGCACttccactggagactccttccataaacgttaaaCATATCCTTACAAAAATCTGCATCATATCGAGTACTGAAATTTTTTTCTCTGTTATAGAAACAATAACTTATTAGAAGGAATGCAATTAAtatagtgagagtaaaaagtatttgatcccttggtgattttgttggtttgcccactaataaagacatgatcatcctatacttttaatggtagatgtattctaacatggagagacagaatatcaaaacgaaaatccagaaaataactttaaagaatatattttaattgatttgtatttcattgagggaaataagtatttgatccctctagccaaaagcacttaatacttggtggcaaagcctttgtttgcaagcacagcagACAGACggttgttgtagttaaccacaaggttagcacacatatcagggggaattttggcccactcttctttgcagatcctctctaaatcattaaggttggtgggctgtcgcttggcaactcggaccttcagctccctccatagattttcgattggattgaggtccggagactggctgggccactccatgaccttaatgtggttcttcttgagccactcctttgttgcctttgctgtatgcttcaggtcgttgtcatgttggaagacccaaccacggcccattttcaacttcctggcagaggggaggaggttgtccctcaggactgcacggtacatggctccatccatcttcccactgatgcggtgaagtagccctgtgcccttggcagagaaacacccccaaaacataatgcttccatctccatgcttgacggtgggcacagtgttcctggggtcataggcagcatttttcttcctccacacatgacgagtagagtttaggccaaatagttcaattttggtctcgtctgaccacagaactttctcccaatcactttgcacatctttgaggtgatcattggcatactttaggtgggcctccacatgtgccttcttaagcaggggtacctttcgggcactgcaggattttaatccattgcggcgcaaagtgttgccaattgttttcctggtgactgtggtcccagctgccttgaggtcattcactaactcccgctgtgtggttgcaagccgatttctcacagttctcatgatcattgccaccccacgaggtgaaatcttctgtggagcaccagaccgaggtctattgatggtcatgttatacttcttaaattttctcacaattgcaccaatggttggttgttactttaatacccagcatcttgctaatgtttttgtagcccattccagatttgtgcaggtcaacaatcctgtctctgaggtcctgagagagttctttggtcttacccatgttggagagtttggaatctgtctgattgattgtctgattctgtgaacaggtgtctttcatacaggtgattagttagaacaggtgtcttcaattcaggtaacaagttgattgggagtgtctaactggtctgtgaaagccagaactcctaatgcatactaggggatcaaatacttatttccctcaatgaaatacaaatcaattaatatatattctttaaagttattttctggattttctttttgatattctgtctctccatggtagaatacatttaccattaaaagtatagaatgatcacgtctttattagtgggcaaaccaacaaaatcagcaagggatcaaatactttttactttcACTGTACATACCTGTGACTTGAATTACAGCCAGCACTACtggctactgtgtgtgtgtgtgtgtgtgtggtgtgtgtatatgagagtgattccacgcttatgggtactgaaatggggacatgaactttatttttaaaaattcacctaaaaccatttattttttttaccatcaggtcacaaaacatgtaatctttaatgaatgatatgttaaaagataactttaattttctgagatgtaataaaaacatacagtggtgcttgaaagtttgtgaaccctttagaattttctatatttctgcataaatatgacctaaaacaacatcagattttcacacaagttctaaaagtagataaagagaacccagttaaacaaatgagacaaaaatattatacttggtcatttatttattgaggaaaatgatccaatattacatatctgtgagaggcaaaagtatgtgaacctctaggattagcagttagtttgaaggtgaaattagagtcaggtgttttcaatcaatgggatgacaatcaggtgtgagtgggcaccctgttttatttaaagaacagagatctatcaaagtctgatcttcacaacacatgtttgtggaagtgtatcatggcacgaacaaaggagatttctgaggacctcagaaaaagcgttgttgatgctcatcaggctggaaaaggttacaaaaccaactctaaagagtttggactccaccaatccacagtcggacagattgtgtacaaatggaggaaattcaagaccattgttaccctccccaggagtggtctaccaacaaagatcactccaagagcaaggcgtgtaatagtcggcgaggtcacaaaggaccccagggtaacttctaagcaactgaaggcctctctcacattggctaatgttaatgttcatgagtccaccatcaggagaacacagaacaacaatggtgtgcatggcagggttgcaaggagaaagccactgctctccaaaaagaacattgctgctcgtctgcagtttgctaaagatcacatggacaagccagaaggctattggaaaaatgttttgtggatggatgagaccaaaatagaactttttggtttaaatgagcagcgttatgtttggagaaaggaaaacactgcattccagcataagaaccttatcctatctgtgaaacatggtggtggtagtatcatggtttgggcctgttttgctgcatctgggccaggacggcttgccatcattgatggaacagtgaattctgaattataccagcgaattctaaaggaaaatgtcaggacatctgtccgtgaactgaatctcaagagaaggtgggtcatgcagcaagacaatgaccctaagcacacaagttgttctaccaaagaatggttaaagaagaataaagttaatgttttggaatggccaagtcaaagtcctgaccttaatccaatggaaatgttgtggaaggacctgaagcgagcagttcatgtgaggaaacccaccaacatcccagagttgaagctgttctgtacggaggaacgggctaaaattcctccaagccggtgtgcaggactgatcaacagttaccgcaaacgtttagttgcagttattgctgcacaagggggtcacaccagatactgaaagcaaaggttcacatacttttgccactcacagatatgtaatattggatcatttccctcaacaaataaatgaccaagtataatatttttgtctcatttgtttaactgggttctctttatctacttttaggacttgtgtgaaaacctgatgatgttttaggtcatatttatgcaaaaatatagaaaattctaaagggttcacaaactttcaagcaccactgtatttatatgccaaagtcagaacgtaacagaagtgttgtggacatatatattctcaattttaacaatgtagaattactttttgaaacataggaaggtgatgttttagcaaatataattaataaacgtgtagtagaataaacatacacattctttcaataagattaacatggtatagagctagattgtaattaatttgtaacagacgcgagatgggcaatcgtaacagaagtaatgtaacagacatcattttggaactcataggcttgactttggcatataaatatgtttttattacatctcagaaaattaaagttatcttttaacatatcattcattaaagattacatgttttgtgacctgatggtaaaaaaagaaatggttttaggtgaataagttcatgtccccatttcagtacccataagcgtggaatcactatctatctatatatatatagatatatatatatatatatcagctggatagtacagtggtaatgctcactgactacgacgcaggagatcggggttcgaatcccggtcggggcaaaacatcatccagtaagggtccttaggcaaaaacccctcatgatatatcagcctacctcaggaatgagtgaaaacataactgatagagtcataccggctcagacgtcgcccgggtcaacaaggtctgcgtcagttgctagggaaccagggcaaactgatgagaaatgggctactggaacaagacatcgatggacgaggacagaaaatacggatttgctggaatgctactatacaagcaatcccagagagaggggatacatgcagagaatgtgggaccattggatacttcgaaacccacaatcaaggctaacaaagaaacagctattagcccagtgttccaacatccataatcgaaatctgctttcacaactagagattaatgaaatacaacaacgatgctacggcaagggggagccaggaagacaggtcagcggggagatgtcatcatccccacaaccagagattgggtaccaagccccaacagctaacagcctcaacacaagagctgctgacctgagaaggaagatcgtgacccaactggaaacctggagcccccgacgaataccgaagctgagttgccaagtaccttcagaagatctactactagatgtgaatgctgctctgaagacaatctccacaagaaccatcactgagaccaacaagctgatacacagtacagcaacagtaatcatggag
It includes:
- the c4h22orf23 gene encoding UPF0193 protein EVG1 isoform X1: MMDKMKCVTPHERNNNKGLWDCPRFKYSKDTQELIQVMMREARLTNLQQQQINNQLKNGGALPLSCKPTSSKAPAHPEPRVQKHLLLSFRPQKRSAEKCSAGDNYIRERFRPSATRDLEKEKRRLQNIFATGQEEEMQPSLSHRRPANKKDDSEKDRFQEVLDEIEDRRQFLKEMEALGNGREYYHIINTEISQKIRELELIDRARSKAIRMQEEKDGEQQ
- the c4h22orf23 gene encoding UPF0193 protein EVG1 isoform X2 gives rise to the protein MDKMKCVTPHERNNNKGLWDCPRFKYSKDTQELIQVMMREARLTNLQQQQINNQLKNGGALPLSCKPTSSKAPAHPEPRVQKHLLLSFRPQKRSAEKCSAGDNYIRERFRPSATRDLEKEKRRLQNIFATGQEEEMQPSLSHRRPANKKDDSEKDRFQEVLDEIEDRRQFLKEMEALGNGREYYHIINTEISQKIRELELIDRARSKAIRMQEEKDGEQQ